Proteins encoded in a region of the Cheilinus undulatus linkage group 8, ASM1832078v1, whole genome shotgun sequence genome:
- the sacm1lb gene encoding phosphatidylinositol-3-phosphatase SAC1-B has protein sequence MASTYESFNLRTTPEKFYIEACDDGSEDVLAIDRVSTEMTLTVRRDVPASTDSRPICGLMGTIRLVAGMYLVVITKKKKVGDLLGHAVWKALEFDIVSYKKTILHLTDNQMQDNKAFLSMINGVLHTDGFYFATDYDLTHSLQRLANTSPEFQEMSLLERADQRFVWNGHLLREFMTQPELHKFVFPVVHGFIALRSSCINGKVFEWSIISRRSCFRAGVRYYVRGIDTEGHAANYVETEQVVQYNGAKASFIQTRGSIPFYWSQRPNLKYKPKPQISKTVNHLDGFQRHFDSQIILYGRQVILNLINQKGSEKPLELAFDKMVNNLGNGMIKYIAFDFHKECSRMRWHRLQILLDMVAEMQDEFGYFLVDADGKVLLSQEGTFRSNCMDCLDRTNVIQSLLARRSLQSQLRRMGVLHIGQLIEEQADFEKMYKNAWADNADACAKQYAGTGALKTDFTRTGKRTQWGLLMDGWNSMIRYYKNNFSDGFRQDSIDLFLGNYAVDEGDWTTPLRDPKDWKFLTLPIIMVVAFSMCIICLLMAGDTWTETLAYVLFWGTASVVTAGLILFNGVDFVDAPKLVQKEKLD, from the exons ATGGCGAGCACCTATGAGAGTTTTAACTT GCGCACCACGCCAGAGAAGTTCTACATCGAGGCTTGTGATGATGGCAGTGAGGACGTCCTCGCCATCGACAGAGTGTCCACTGAGATGACACTCACAG TGAGGAGGGACGTCCCGGCGTCCACCGACAGCAGGCCGATATGTGGACTAATGGGGACGATACGACTGGTGGCGG GAATGTACCTGGTGGTCATcacgaagaagaagaaggtggGAGATCTTCTTGGACATGCTGTGTGGAAGGCTCTGGAGTTTGACATTGTCTCATATAAGAAGACGATACTACACCTGACGGACAACCAG ATGCAGGACAACAAGGCATTCCTGTCCATGATCAACGGCGTGCTGCACACTGATGGTTTCTACTTTGCCACGGACTACGACCTCACGCACAGCCTGCAGAGACTCGCCAACACCAGCCCCGAGTTTCAGGAGATGAGTCTGCTGGAGAGG GCAGATCAGCGTTTTGTCTGGAACGGTCACCTGCTCAGAGAGTTCATGACACAGCCAGAG CTTCACAAGTTTGTGTTTCCTGTTGTCCATGGCT TCATCGCTCTGAGGTCGAGCTGCATAAACGGTAAAGTGTTTGAGTGGAGTATTATCTCCAGGAGGAGCTGCTTCAGAGCCGGAGTACGATACTACGTACGAG GAATTGACACTGAGGGTCACGCTGCTAACTATGTAGAAACTGAACAGGTGGTTCAGTATAACGGTGCCAAGGCTTCTTTTATTCAG ACCAGAGGCTCCATCCCTTTCTACTGGTCCCAGAGACCGAACCTCAAATACAAACCCAAACCACAGATCAGCAAAACGGTCAACCAT CTGGATGGATTTCAGAGACACTTCGACTCTCAGATTATTCTCTATGGACGACAAGTCATCCTCAATCTG ATCAACCAGAAAGGTTCAGAGAAACCTCTGGAGCTGGCCTTTGATAAGATGGTCAACAACCTGGGGAACGGTATGATCAA ATACATTGCCTTTGACTTCCATAAGGAGTGCAGTCGGATGAGGTGGCACCGCCTGCAGATTCTTCTGGACATGGTGGCTGAGATGCAGGATGAGTTTGG CTACTTCCTGGTGGATGCAGATGGAAAGGTTCTGCTGAGTCAGGAGGGAACGTTTCGCAGTAACTGTATGGACTGTTTGGACCGGACCAACGTCATCCAGAGTCTGCTGGCACGGCGCTCGCTGCAGTCTCAGCTACGG aGGATGGGAGTTCTCCACATCGGTCAGCTGATTGAGGAGCAGGCAGACTTTGAGAAGATGTACAAGAATG CGTGGGCTGATAACGCTGACGCCTGTGCCAAACAGTACGCGGGAACAGGAGCTTTGAAGACCGACTTCACCAG GACGGGGAAGAGGACGCAGTGGGGTCTGCTGATGGACGGCTGGAACTCCATGATCAGATATTATAAGAACAACTTCTCTGATGGATTCAGGCAG GACTCCATTGATCTGTTCCTGGGGAACTACGCGGTGGACGAAGGTGACTGGACAACTCCTCTGAGAGACCCCAAAGACTGGAAGTTCCTCACG TTGCCGATCATCATGGTTGTAGCGTTCTCTATGTGCATCATCTGTCTGCTCATGGCCg GTGACACGTGGACAGAGACTCTGGCATACGTGCTGTTCTGGGGGACGGCGAGCGTGGTGACTGCTGGTCTGATCCTCTTTAATGGCGTGGACTTTGTCGACGCTCCGAAGCTGGTTCAGAAGGAGAAGTTGGACTGA
- the fbl gene encoding rRNA 2'-O-methyltransferase fibrillarin, with translation MKPGFSPRGDRGGFRGGRGGRGGFSDRGRGGFRGGRGGGFKSPDGGGFRGRGGGRGAPRGRGGRGGGRGGFGGGKKVLVEPHRHEGVFICRGKEDALVTKNMVVGESVYGEKRISVEEGEAKTEYRAWNPFRSKLAAAILGGIDQIHIKPGAKVMYLGAASGTTVSHVSDIVGPEGLVYAVEFSHRSGRDLLNVAKKRTNIIPIIEDARHPHKYRMLVGMVDVIFADVAQPDQTRIVALNAHNFLRNGGHFVISIKANCIDSTAAPEAVFASEVKKMSAENMKPQEQLTLEPYERDHAVVVGIYRPPPKQKK, from the exons ATGAAGCCAG GGTTCAGCCCCCGAGGAGACCGAGGAGGATTcagaggaggacgaggagggagaggagggtttagtgacagaggaagaggaggattcAGAGGAGGACGAG GAGGAGGATTCAAGTCTCCAGACGGCGGAGGATTCCGGGGTCGGGGAGGTGGCAGAGGGGCCCctagaggaagaggaggccggggaggagggaggggaggattTGGAGGAGGGAAGAAGGTCCTGGTGGAGCCACACAGACATGAAG gcgTGTTTATCTGCAGAGGAAAAGAAGACGCTCTGGTGACAAAGAATATGGTAGTTGGAGAGTCTGTGTACGGAGAGAAGAGGATCAGCGTGGAG GAGGGAGAAGCAAAGACGGAGTACAGAGCATGGAACCCGTTCAGATCGAAGCTGGCGGCGGCCATCTTGGGAGGAATTGACCAGATCCACATCAAGCCGGGGGCGAAGGTCATGTACCTGGGAGCAGCTTCAGGAACTACAGTGTCCCATGTGTCTGACATTGTGGGGCCG GAGGGTTTGGTGTACGCTGTGGAGTTCTCTCATCGATCAGGTCGTGATCTTCTCAACGTGGCGAAGAAACGCACGAACATCATTCCCATCATCGAAGACGCTCGACACCCGCACAAATACCGCATGCTGGTTG GTATGGTGGACGTGATCTTTGCTGACGTTGCTCAGCCTGATCAGACGAGAATCGTCGCTCTGAACGCTCACAACTTCCTGAGGAACGGCGGACACTTCGTCATCTCCATCAAG GCTAACTGCATCGACTCGACGGCGGCGCCTGAAGCCGTGTTTGCTTCAGAGGTGAAGAAGATGAGCGCTGAGAACATGAAGCCTCAGGAGCAGCTCACACTGGAGCCGTACGAGAGAGACCACGCCGTGGTCGTCGGCATCTACAG ACCTCCACCCAAACAGAAGAAATGA